One stretch of Vogesella indigofera DNA includes these proteins:
- a CDS encoding class I SAM-dependent methyltransferase has product MATDPRISQRTLAHYQRNADDFWQGTRDHDVSQNIASLLRHLPPAPQTILDFGCGPGRDLKTFHDLGHRAIGLDGAARFVAMAREYSGCEVWQQDFLQLQLPAAHFDGVFANAALFHIPSAELPRVLAQLFATLKPGGVLFCSNPRGNGEEGWQGERYGCWHSWPQWQALLQAAGFAPLEHYYRPPGLPREQQPWLASVWRRP; this is encoded by the coding sequence ATGGCAACCGATCCGCGCATCAGCCAGCGCACGCTGGCGCACTACCAGCGCAACGCCGACGACTTCTGGCAAGGCACCCGCGACCACGACGTCAGCCAGAACATCGCCAGCCTGCTGCGCCACCTGCCGCCGGCGCCACAGACCATCCTCGATTTCGGCTGCGGCCCGGGGCGCGACCTGAAGACGTTTCATGACCTCGGCCACCGGGCGATCGGGCTGGACGGCGCGGCGCGCTTCGTAGCGATGGCGCGCGAGTACAGCGGCTGCGAGGTATGGCAGCAGGACTTCCTGCAGCTGCAACTGCCGGCGGCGCACTTCGACGGCGTGTTCGCCAATGCCGCGCTGTTCCACATCCCTAGTGCCGAGCTGCCGCGGGTGCTGGCGCAGTTGTTCGCCACCCTCAAGCCCGGCGGCGTGCTGTTCTGCTCCAATCCGCGCGGCAACGGCGAGGAAGGCTGGCAGGGCGAGCGCTACGGCTGCTGGCACAGTTGGCCGCAATGGCAGGCGCTGTTGCAGGCCGCCGGCTTTGCCCCGCTGGAACACTACTACCGCCCGCCGGGCCTGCCACGCGAGCAGCAACCGTGGCTGGCCAGCGTGTGGCGCCGTCCCTGA
- a CDS encoding aminopeptidase P N-terminal domain-containing protein, producing MHVSFQHRRQRLLAQLGDAIAILPTAPEVIRNADAHYPYRGDSHFLYLTGFSEPEAVLVLDGKAGKALLFCRDKNPDSEIWDGFRYGPAAAAEAFGFDEAYSIGELDQRLPPLLADHAALYWAVGRDTGWDAHIAGYLQQARLQARVGKDAPQQYGDLLALIDEMRLIKDEREIAVLQQAGRISAEAHVRAMQACRPGMMEYQIEAELLHHFVRHGARQPAYESIVAGGANACTLHYAANNARLNDGDLLLIDAGCEFNGYAGDITRTFPVNGRFSGAQRDVYEVVLAAQLAAIAAVQPGARLDAPADAALQVLVQGMLDLKLLAGSVAGVIESGDYRRFYMHGIGHFIGLDVHDVGARRPGGQWRSFQSGMCTTIEPGLYIRPDDRVPVAFHNIGIRIEDNVLVTDDGHQVYSDDVPKRIDDIEALMKQH from the coding sequence ATGCATGTCAGCTTTCAACACCGCCGCCAGCGCCTGCTGGCGCAACTGGGCGACGCAATCGCCATCCTGCCCACCGCGCCGGAAGTGATCCGCAACGCCGATGCCCACTATCCCTACCGTGGCGACAGCCATTTCCTGTACCTGACCGGCTTTAGCGAGCCGGAAGCGGTGCTGGTGCTGGACGGCAAGGCCGGCAAGGCGCTGCTGTTCTGTCGCGACAAGAATCCGGACAGCGAGATCTGGGACGGCTTCCGCTATGGCCCGGCTGCGGCGGCGGAGGCGTTCGGCTTTGACGAGGCGTACAGCATCGGCGAGCTGGACCAGCGCCTGCCACCGTTGCTGGCCGACCACGCGGCGTTGTACTGGGCGGTGGGGCGCGACACCGGCTGGGATGCGCACATCGCCGGCTATCTGCAGCAGGCACGGCTGCAGGCGCGCGTCGGCAAGGACGCGCCGCAGCAGTACGGCGATCTGCTGGCGCTGATCGACGAGATGCGCCTGATCAAAGACGAGCGTGAAATCGCCGTGTTACAACAGGCCGGCCGCATTTCCGCCGAAGCGCACGTCCGCGCGATGCAGGCCTGTCGCCCCGGCATGATGGAGTACCAGATCGAGGCCGAGCTGCTGCATCACTTCGTGCGCCACGGCGCGCGGCAGCCGGCGTACGAGAGCATCGTCGCCGGCGGCGCCAACGCCTGCACGCTGCACTATGCGGCCAACAATGCCCGCCTCAACGACGGCGATCTGCTATTGATCGATGCCGGCTGCGAGTTCAACGGCTACGCTGGAGACATCACCCGCACCTTTCCGGTCAACGGCCGTTTCAGCGGCGCGCAGCGCGACGTGTACGAGGTGGTGCTGGCGGCGCAGCTGGCGGCGATTGCCGCGGTACAGCCCGGCGCGCGGCTGGATGCGCCGGCCGACGCCGCGCTGCAGGTGCTGGTGCAGGGCATGCTGGACCTGAAACTGCTGGCCGGCAGCGTGGCCGGGGTGATCGAATCCGGCGACTACCGCCGCTTCTACATGCACGGCATCGGCCATTTCATCGGCCTGGACGTGCACGATGTCGGCGCTCGCCGTCCGGGCGGGCAGTGGCGCAGTTTCCAGAGCGGCATGTGCACCACCATCGAGCCGGGGCTGTACATCCGCCCGGACGACCGCGTGCCGGTGGCGTTCCACAACATCGGCATCCGGATTGAAGACAACGTGCTGGTGACCGACGACGGCCACCAGGTGTACTCCGACGACGTACCGAAGCGCATCGACGACATCGAAGCGCTGATGAAACAACATTGA
- a CDS encoding FAD-dependent oxidoreductase, which produces MQGVPEHSEIVIVGGGPVGALAALRLAQAGRDVTLIEARAKDAPLRDARALALSWYSRQQLAAAGAWPDELPATVIDSVHVSQQGGFGRTVLTQQDLGLPHLGAVVDYPALTAALATALEQAGVRVLWQARVSKVASLARYASVSLTLHEQQHLLTCRLLVLAEGGALAESLPGIQRHVHDYQQSAVLAMVNASQPHRNMAYERFSAQGPFALLPHGEQMMLVWTRSHDEAARLHAADGSVLLAELQQAFGERLGKFVSVGERAVFPLALRQLNSVHSGRVVMIGNAAQTMHPVAAQGFNLGLRDAVGLVAALEGAADPGDAALLRRYGAARRVDSHAVVGFTHGLVRLFDGQGIAVKALRGLGMSAIDAVPPLRKAFAGHLVFGVGV; this is translated from the coding sequence ATGCAAGGCGTACCCGAACATAGTGAGATTGTCATCGTTGGCGGCGGGCCGGTCGGCGCGCTGGCGGCATTGCGGCTGGCGCAGGCCGGCCGTGACGTGACGCTGATCGAGGCACGGGCCAAGGATGCGCCGCTGCGCGATGCGCGAGCGCTGGCGCTGTCGTGGTACAGCCGCCAGCAGCTGGCCGCCGCCGGCGCCTGGCCGGACGAGCTGCCGGCGACGGTGATCGACAGCGTGCACGTGTCGCAGCAGGGCGGTTTCGGCCGCACCGTGCTGACGCAGCAGGATCTGGGCCTGCCGCATCTGGGCGCGGTGGTGGACTATCCGGCGCTGACCGCGGCGCTGGCAACGGCGCTGGAGCAGGCCGGCGTGCGCGTGCTGTGGCAGGCGCGGGTGAGCAAGGTCGCGTCGCTGGCGCGCTACGCCAGCGTGTCGCTGACCCTGCACGAACAGCAGCATCTGCTGACCTGCCGGCTGCTGGTGCTGGCCGAGGGCGGCGCGCTGGCGGAATCGCTGCCCGGCATCCAGCGCCATGTGCACGACTATCAGCAAAGCGCGGTGCTGGCGATGGTCAATGCCAGTCAGCCGCACCGCAATATGGCGTACGAGCGCTTCTCGGCGCAGGGGCCGTTTGCGCTGCTGCCGCACGGCGAACAGATGATGCTGGTGTGGACGCGCAGCCACGACGAGGCGGCACGACTGCACGCCGCCGACGGCAGCGTGCTGCTGGCCGAACTGCAGCAGGCCTTCGGCGAGCGGCTGGGCAAGTTTGTCAGCGTCGGCGAACGCGCGGTGTTCCCGCTGGCGCTGCGACAGCTCAACAGCGTGCACAGCGGCCGCGTGGTGATGATCGGCAATGCGGCGCAGACCATGCACCCGGTGGCGGCGCAGGGTTTCAACCTCGGCCTGCGCGATGCGGTCGGGCTGGTGGCGGCGCTAGAGGGTGCCGCTGATCCGGGCGATGCCGCGCTGCTGCGCCGCTACGGTGCCGCGCGCCGCGTCGACAGCCACGCGGTGGTCGGCTTCACCCACGGCCTGGTGCGGCTGTTTGACGGCCAAGGCATCGCGGTGAAGGCGCTGCGCGGGCTGGGCATGAGCGCCATCGATGCGGTACCGCCGCTGCGCAAGGCGTTTGCCGGGCATCTGGTATTCGGTGTCGGCGTCTGA
- a CDS encoding UbiH/UbiF family hydroxylase, whose protein sequence is MSDKFDVIVVGGGLVGAALALALDKQGKRVALVEGQAERFDVLELGWDARIYAVSPANRAFLQQLGAWPDASRLGVIGSMDVRGDQGGQIAFSAADAGAEALAWIAENRWMLAAIWQRLQQASGVELLSGVRPQLLRHSALAAAIVLDDGRELQAQLIVGADGANSWVRQQSGIAASIKPYGHSGVVANFACERPHGNIARQWFLGDGILAWLPMPGNRISMVWSTSQPEPLLALDGARLAAAVAAAGDHALGELTLLSPAAAFPLRLITPDNVIAERVALVGDAAHTVHPLAGQGVNLGFQDAARLAAVLAGARDCGEWLTLRRYERTRKEAVRTMQLTCDALFQLFHAKQAPGLAWLRNAGLNLTNRLPLIKKQLARHAVGF, encoded by the coding sequence ATGTCGGACAAGTTTGACGTAATCGTGGTCGGTGGCGGGCTGGTCGGCGCCGCGCTGGCGCTGGCGCTGGATAAGCAGGGCAAGCGGGTGGCGCTGGTCGAAGGCCAGGCCGAACGCTTTGATGTGCTGGAGCTGGGCTGGGATGCGCGCATCTATGCGGTCAGCCCCGCCAACCGCGCCTTCTTGCAGCAGCTGGGCGCGTGGCCGGATGCTTCGCGCTTGGGTGTGATCGGCAGCATGGACGTCCGTGGCGATCAGGGCGGTCAGATCGCCTTTTCCGCCGCCGATGCCGGCGCCGAGGCGCTGGCGTGGATCGCGGAAAACCGCTGGATGCTGGCCGCGATCTGGCAGCGGCTGCAGCAGGCCAGCGGTGTCGAATTGCTGAGCGGGGTGCGGCCGCAGCTGCTGCGCCACAGCGCGCTCGCAGCGGCGATCGTGCTCGACGACGGTCGCGAGCTGCAGGCGCAGCTGATCGTCGGCGCCGACGGTGCCAACTCGTGGGTGCGGCAGCAGAGCGGCATCGCCGCCAGCATCAAGCCCTACGGTCACAGCGGCGTGGTGGCCAACTTCGCCTGCGAGCGGCCGCACGGCAATATCGCGCGGCAGTGGTTCCTCGGCGACGGCATCCTCGCCTGGCTGCCGATGCCGGGCAACCGTATCTCGATGGTGTGGTCGACCAGCCAGCCGGAGCCGCTGCTGGCGCTGGATGGCGCACGGCTGGCGGCTGCGGTGGCCGCGGCCGGTGACCATGCGCTGGGCGAACTGACGCTGCTGTCGCCGGCGGCGGCCTTCCCGCTGCGCCTGATCACGCCGGACAACGTGATCGCGGAGCGGGTGGCGCTGGTCGGCGATGCCGCCCATACCGTGCATCCGCTGGCCGGACAGGGCGTCAACCTCGGCTTCCAGGATGCGGCAAGGTTGGCCGCAGTGCTGGCCGGCGCCCGCGATTGCGGCGAATGGCTGACGCTGCGCCGCTACGAACGAACGCGCAAGGAAGCGGTCAGAACCATGCAACTGACCTGCGACGCACTGTTTCAGCTGTTCCATGCCAAGCAGGCACCCGGTCTCGCCTGGCTGCGCAACGCCGGCCTCAACCTGACCAACCGCCTGCCCCTGATCAAAAAACAACTGGCCCGCCACGCGGTGGGTTTTTAA
- a CDS encoding DsbC family protein gives MILPMRRLALATLMMPLLACSASAETPDQVRAAFKSKFPQHEVSSVQPAPVAGLFEVVVKMKQQQQGRAQYSVVYTDASVEHLITGDLIDTKTRTSVTEERLAELNKVTVEWAKLPLDKAIKEVRGKGERKLVVFSDPDCPFCKKLERESLSQLDNVTVYTFLYPLAQLHPDAPRKSRQIWCSSDRAASWLSFMRQSKALSGSDKCATPLAEIAALGERLGISGTPALVFPNGELVAGAIPLAEIERHLAAK, from the coding sequence ATGATTCTGCCAATGCGCCGTCTTGCCCTCGCCACCCTGATGATGCCCTTGCTGGCCTGCTCCGCCTCCGCCGAGACGCCGGACCAGGTGCGCGCCGCCTTCAAGAGCAAGTTTCCGCAGCACGAAGTCAGCAGCGTGCAGCCGGCGCCGGTGGCGGGGCTGTTCGAGGTGGTGGTGAAGATGAAGCAGCAGCAGCAGGGGCGCGCGCAGTACAGCGTGGTGTATACCGACGCCTCGGTGGAGCACCTGATCACCGGCGACCTGATCGACACCAAGACCCGCACCAGCGTGACCGAAGAACGTCTGGCGGAGCTGAACAAGGTGACCGTGGAGTGGGCCAAGCTGCCGCTGGACAAGGCCATCAAGGAAGTGCGCGGCAAGGGTGAGCGCAAGCTGGTGGTGTTCTCCGATCCGGATTGCCCGTTCTGCAAGAAGCTGGAGCGCGAGTCGCTGAGCCAGCTGGACAACGTGACGGTGTATACCTTCCTCTACCCGCTGGCACAGCTGCATCCGGATGCGCCGCGCAAATCGCGCCAGATCTGGTGCAGCAGTGACCGTGCGGCAAGCTGGCTGAGTTTCATGCGCCAGAGCAAGGCGCTGAGCGGCAGCGACAAGTGCGCGACGCCGCTGGCCGAAATCGCGGCGCTGGGTGAACGCCTCGGGATCAGCGGCACCCCGGCGCTGGTGTTCCCGAACGGTGAACTGGTGGCCGGCGCCATTCCGCTGGCGGAAATCGAGCGTCATCTGGCGGCAAAATAA
- a CDS encoding type IV pilin protein has product MTISKGFTLIELLLVVAVVGILAAIAMPAYSGYIQKSRRTDATVAIRAVQFAQEKYRGNNTSYGTLAQIGMPATTESGYYTIAVSSATATGYVVTATAVSGKSQATDSDCTAIQLQQAAGSITTTPSACWSK; this is encoded by the coding sequence ATGACGATAAGCAAAGGTTTTACCCTGATTGAATTGCTGCTGGTGGTGGCGGTCGTCGGCATCCTGGCCGCGATTGCCATGCCGGCCTATTCCGGCTACATCCAGAAAAGCCGGCGTACCGATGCGACGGTGGCGATACGCGCGGTCCAGTTCGCGCAGGAGAAGTATCGCGGCAACAACACCAGTTACGGCACGCTGGCTCAGATCGGCATGCCGGCGACGACTGAGAGTGGCTATTACACCATTGCCGTCAGCAGCGCCACAGCCACCGGCTATGTGGTGACGGCCACGGCAGTTTCCGGCAAATCACAGGCCACGGATTCCGACTGCACCGCGATCCAGCTGCAGCAAGCGGCAGGCAGCATCACCACCACGCCTAGCGCGTGCTGGAGCAAGTGA
- a CDS encoding GspH/FimT family pseudopilin, giving the protein MKHPASTAAGVGRGFTLIELVVVLAITGILMVMAVPVLNEQIDKRRLVAVADAIYGDMQYARSEAIRNNQNVQISFSSGASWCYGMILGATACDCSVVASSSTGYCALKRVDYLDFQKVSIPASAGISFSGNKTGFDPVRGVALGTGHVIMESALGKQAQVNLALLGRISVCAPASVGLTGTYPAC; this is encoded by the coding sequence ATGAAGCATCCGGCTAGTACGGCAGCAGGTGTTGGCCGGGGCTTTACCCTGATCGAGCTGGTGGTGGTGCTGGCCATCACTGGCATTCTGATGGTGATGGCGGTGCCGGTGCTGAATGAGCAGATCGACAAGCGCCGGCTGGTGGCGGTTGCCGATGCCATCTATGGCGACATGCAATATGCGCGCTCGGAAGCCATCCGCAATAACCAGAATGTGCAGATCAGCTTCAGCAGTGGCGCCAGCTGGTGCTACGGCATGATCTTGGGGGCGACGGCTTGCGACTGTTCGGTGGTGGCCAGCTCCAGTACCGGTTATTGCGCGCTGAAACGGGTGGACTATCTGGACTTCCAGAAGGTATCGATCCCGGCTTCGGCGGGGATCAGTTTCAGCGGCAACAAGACAGGGTTCGACCCCGTGCGCGGCGTAGCACTGGGTACCGGTCACGTGATCATGGAATCGGCACTGGGCAAGCAGGCGCAGGTGAACTTGGCGCTGCTTGGCCGCATCAGTGTCTGCGCGCCGGCAAGTGTCGGGCTAACGGGAACCTATCCGGCATGTTGA